GACCGCCAGCAGCAGCCCGGCGCCCAGCGCCACGCCGGGGCCACTCACCCGCCGCGCCCAGGCGTACGAGAGCGCCACCGCCACCCCCGAGAACGCCGCCACCAGCACCTTGAAGCCCACCCACGGCTTCACGCCCAGCAGCATCGCCACGGCCAGGATCGCCGGGAAGCCGGGGGGGAACTGGGTGTGCGGGCGCAGCGCCGGGTCCCACAGCTCCACGTAGCCGCGCCCCTCCAGCAGCGAGCGCGCGAGCGCCAGGTACGCCGCGTTGTCGCCCCCCAGGTGCGGGGCGGGGTTGAGCGCCATGAGCGTCAGCAGCACGTGCAGCACCCCGAGCGCCAGCGCCACCTGCCACGGGCGCGGCGCCCACCCCGGGCCGGCGGGCGCGGGCGCGGGGCGCGGCCTCTCCTTCGGGCGGGACCTGGCGGACTTCGCGGGGTGGCGGGCGGCGGGCATGCGGCGGCGTCGCGGCGGGGGCGCGCAGGTTGCGGTCGGAAGCGGGAAGAATACTCGCGGGCGGCGTCCGGCGGAAGGTGCCCGGGCGGCGCGGGGAGACGGACGGAGGCACGGATGGCCGACTGGAAGCGGGCGATCGAGAAGGTCGCGCACCGGGTGGAGACCACGCTGGACGAGGGGCGCCGCAAGCTGGGGCTGATGGGGAGCAGCGAGCACCGGCCGCGCATCGAGGCGTACCGCACCTTCGGCCGGCCGGACCGCGCGTACGTGCGCGGCCGCGTGCTCCGGAGCCCGCCCGTGCAGCCCTCCACCGAGCACGACAGCCCGTGGCTGAACCTGGCGGCGATGGTGCGGCGCTTCGAGAGCGACGAGGTCCCCCGCGCGCGCGTGGTGGTGCGCTTCCCCGGCGGCGAGCACGAGGTCGCCGCCAACGACGAGGGGTACTTCGAGTGCTGGGTGGAGCCGCGCCCGCACTTCTCGGCGTCCGCGCTCTGGCACACGCTGGAGCTGGAGCTCGCCCACCCGCGCGAGGGCGACCAGCCCGTGCGCGAGCAGGCGAGCGTGCTGGTGCCGCCCCCGGGGTGCGCGCTGGGGGTCATCAGCGACCTGGACGACACCGTCATCCGCACCGACGTCACCTCGACGCTCCGGATGATGAAGAACGTCTTCCTCCACAACGCGCGCACCCGCATGCCCTTCCCCGGCGTGGCGGCGTTCTACCGCGCGCTGGAGAAGGGGACGGGGAAGACGGCGTTCAACCCGATCTTCTACGTCTCCAGCAGCCCCTGGAACCTGCACGACGTGCTCACCGACTTCCTCACCGTGCAGAAGATCCCGCTGGGCCCGCTGCTCCTGCGCGACTGGGGGCTCACCAGGGAGGGCGTGGTGCCGGGGAAAAACACCGAGCACAAGCTCGACGCCATCCGCCGCATCCTGGGCCTCTTCCCCGACCTCCACTTCGTGCTGATCGGCGACAGCGGGCAGGAGGACCCGGAGATCTACCTGCAGGTGGTGCGCGAGAACCCCGACCGCGTGCAGGCCGTCTACATCCGCAACGTCACGCCGAACCCCGAGCGGGTGGGCGCCATCGAGGCGCTGGCGAAGGAGATGGAGGCCGCCGGCAGCGCGCTGGTGCTGGCCGAGGACACGCTGGAGGCCGCCCGCCACGCCGCCGAGCAGGGGTGGATCTCGCCCAACGCGCTCCCCGAGATCGGCGCCGTGGCCCGCGCCGAGGAGGAAGAGGAGCCCTCCCCCGAGGGCACCGAGCAGGTCAACCGCGAGCTGAGCACGGAGCCGCGGGAGTAGGTGGGAGAATACTGATCAGCGGATGTATTTCAGGTGTCGCAGCGCCTGCTCGATCTCTCCGCGAAGGGACTGGAAAGCAGGCAGGTCCGCGAGCCGCGCCAGGTCGATCGTCTCTGCGATCAACTGGAGAGAACCTGCGGCGGTGCTCGCTATGCGGCTGCGTGAGCCACGCAGGGTATTCCCGAAGGCGCTGTTCAGAACCGCTTTCGGATCTCGGAGACTCTCGCAGTCCCGGGGCCGTTCAGGGACACCGAGCTCAGCGTCGGAGA
This is a stretch of genomic DNA from Longimicrobium sp.. It encodes these proteins:
- a CDS encoding phosphatase domain-containing protein, producing MADWKRAIEKVAHRVETTLDEGRRKLGLMGSSEHRPRIEAYRTFGRPDRAYVRGRVLRSPPVQPSTEHDSPWLNLAAMVRRFESDEVPRARVVVRFPGGEHEVAANDEGYFECWVEPRPHFSASALWHTLELELAHPREGDQPVREQASVLVPPPGCALGVISDLDDTVIRTDVTSTLRMMKNVFLHNARTRMPFPGVAAFYRALEKGTGKTAFNPIFYVSSSPWNLHDVLTDFLTVQKIPLGPLLLRDWGLTREGVVPGKNTEHKLDAIRRILGLFPDLHFVLIGDSGQEDPEIYLQVVRENPDRVQAVYIRNVTPNPERVGAIEALAKEMEAAGSALVLAEDTLEAARHAAEQGWISPNALPEIGAVARAEEEEEPSPEGTEQVNRELSTEPRE